In Ipomoea triloba cultivar NCNSP0323 chromosome 7, ASM357664v1, a single genomic region encodes these proteins:
- the LOC116025843 gene encoding cilia- and flagella-associated protein 251-like translates to MEDNSSTANPNPSQPIAMSPSKSVQTEANPEPHAPFREFSDPPPEKSDQESQEEIPKEGEEEEEEEEEGECGFCLFMKGGGCRDPFTEWEKCVEEGEKNKEDIVEKCFEVTSALKKCMEAHSDYYAPILQAEKAAEAEALKELEMEKEKGDESNSESGSTVTAEKAAEAEAEAPEELEMEKEKVDESNSESGSTATVGDSESSEKKES, encoded by the coding sequence ATGGAAGACAATTCCTCCACTGCAAACCCAAACCCTAGCCAACCGATCGCAATGTCTCCGTCAAAATCCGTACAAACCGAGGCCAACCCAGAACCCCACGCCCCATTCAGAGAATTCTCAGATCCTCCGCCAGAGAAGAGCGATCAAGAATCCCAAGAGGAAATTCCAAAAGAAggggaggaagaagaagaggaggaggaggaaggagAATGCGGGTTTTGCTTGTTCATGAAGGGGGGAGGGTGTAGAGACCCCTTTACCGAGTGGGAGAAGTGCGTGGAAGAAGGCGAGAAGAACAAGGAAGACATTGTGGAAAAATGCTTCGAGGTTACCTCTGCTCTGAAGAAGTGTATGGAGGCGCATTCGGATTACTATGCCCCAATTTTGCAGGCGGAGAAGGCTGCTGAGGCCGAGGCCCTAAAGGAATTGGAGATGGAGAAGGAGAAAGGAGACGAAAGCAATTCTGAATCAGGATCGACAGTAACGGCAGAGAAGGCTGCTGAGGCCGAGGCCGAGGCCCCGGAGGAATTGGAGATGGAGAAGGAGAAAGTGGACGAAAGCAATTCTGAATCAGGATCAACAGCAACGGTGGGAGATTCAGAGAGTTCTGAGAAAAAGGAATCTTGA